The nucleotide sequence ACAATGTGGTGGCTGTTTAGAAGTGATTTATCAACAGCAGACCTTTTCAGGAGAAAAGCGTATTCCTGAGCCAACAGAGGTGGTTAATGTAATCGCTATTCAACGTGGTCAACTTGACCCAAATCGTTATATCGTCATGTCTGGTGATATAGATTCACGCGTTTCAGACCCACTTGATTACACCAGCGCATCACCGGGTGCAAATGATAATGCTTCAGGCGTTGCCGGCGTTATCGAGGCTGCTAGAGTACTGTCACAACACAAATTTTCTGGTACGGTTGTCTATGCCGCTTTATCGGGAGAAGAACAAGGCTTATTTGGCGGGAAAATCATGGCCGGTATTGCTAAAGAAGAGGGCTGGCGCGTTGAAGCTGTGATTAATAACGACATGATCGGCAATATCGCTGGTATTAATGGCGTGATTAACAACTCTACAGCAAGAGTGTTTTCTGAAGGTATTCGATTTGTTGAAACAGCCGAAGAAGCTAAAAAGCGTCGATTCACTGGCGGTGAAGTCGATTCTCCTTCGCGTAATGTTGCCCGCTATATCGATAGCATTGCCGATCAATACATTCCTAATTTAGACGTAATGATGGTCTATAGACTAGATAGATTTGGCCGAGGTGGACATCACCGCCCATTTAATGCAGTCGGTTACCCAGCTGTACGCATTATGGAGACCAATGAACATTACGACCGTCAACATCAAGACCTACGCACTGAAAATGGCCGTGAATATGGCGATGTGTTATCTGGAGTTAATTTTGATTTTACTGCAAAATTAACCTCGTTAAATGCCGTGACTATGGCTGCTATGGCATGGGCACCACCTCCGCCAGCGAATACTGAAATTTCAGGCGCGGTAAAAGCATCAACTACCTTAAAATGGCAACGCCCACAAGGCAAGATGGCAGAAAACTTAGCAGGCTATCGAGTTCACTGGCGTTTGACAACGGAGCCGACATGGACACATAGCCAATATGTTGGTGATGTCAGCGAATTTGAGCTAAAAAACATTGTTATCGATAACTACTTCTTTGGCGTGAGTAGCGTTGCTAAAGACGGCTTTGAAAGTCCGGTAGTTTTCCCTGGACCTGCGGGCTCTTTTGGTGGTTATAAATAGCGGTTCTCAATAGAAACAATTGAGAGAAATAACTGATATAAGTAGTCAATGCAAGTAGTCAATAGCAATGAGTTACGTGAGATGTGTTTGCTTATTTGTTGGCGCGGTCAATAACTCTATTGGCCGTTCAATTGCTTACTCAGTTAGCGGCACAGCCGAGTTATTAACTCAGATATGTTGGTGATGCTCGCTAATATAAAGATTTAAACAGCTTATATTTTCCTAGCTGTTGTACAACAAAAACGCGGTTAGAGCTACATATCTCTAACCGCGTTTTTTAAAGCTGATTATCCGTGATTGGTTATAGTGTTCTACATCAATGCGAACACTAACGCCTTAGTAAAACGCCTTAGTAACACGCCTTAGTAACACGCTTTAGTACAAAAACTTTATAGCAAAGTGTGATTATTAATACCTTGCTATAAAAATTCA is from Colwellia sp. Arc7-635 and encodes:
- a CDS encoding M28 family peptidase, producing MFISFATLKRISLTYSLNSFTRKVTRKNVTLLCALSTLIPAYAATVIVPPNEQLVLREIQQQVSAKRLEKDVTTLVRFGTRHTLSDTKSDTQGIGAARRWIKAEFDKISAQCGGCLEVIYQQQTFSGEKRIPEPTEVVNVIAIQRGQLDPNRYIVMSGDIDSRVSDPLDYTSASPGANDNASGVAGVIEAARVLSQHKFSGTVVYAALSGEEQGLFGGKIMAGIAKEEGWRVEAVINNDMIGNIAGINGVINNSTARVFSEGIRFVETAEEAKKRRFTGGEVDSPSRNVARYIDSIADQYIPNLDVMMVYRLDRFGRGGHHRPFNAVGYPAVRIMETNEHYDRQHQDLRTENGREYGDVLSGVNFDFTAKLTSLNAVTMAAMAWAPPPPANTEISGAVKASTTLKWQRPQGKMAENLAGYRVHWRLTTEPTWTHSQYVGDVSEFELKNIVIDNYFFGVSSVAKDGFESPVVFPGPAGSFGGYK